One genomic region from Mycobacterium basiliense encodes:
- a CDS encoding HesB/IscA family protein, translating into MTVQNETGAKTHGVILTEAAASKAKSLLEQEGRDDLSLRIAVQPGGCAGLRYNLFFDDRTLDGDLTAEFGGVTLTVDRMSAPYVEGASIDFVDTIEKQGFTIDNPNATGSCACGDSFN; encoded by the coding sequence ATGACGGTGCAGAATGAGACGGGCGCCAAGACTCACGGCGTGATCCTGACCGAGGCTGCTGCCAGCAAGGCAAAGTCCCTGTTGGAGCAGGAGGGGCGTGACGATCTGTCGCTGCGGATCGCGGTGCAGCCGGGCGGTTGTGCCGGGTTGCGCTACAACCTTTTCTTCGACGACCGCACTCTCGACGGTGATCTGACCGCCGAGTTCGGCGGCGTGACGCTGACGGTGGACCGGATGAGCGCGCCCTATGTGGAGGGTGCCTCGATCGACTTTGTGGACACCATCGAAAAGCAAGGTTTCACCATCGATAACCCCAATG